From one [Ruminococcus] lactaris ATCC 29176 genomic stretch:
- the argB gene encoding acetylglutamate kinase, which yields MNDNMQKYLEKAEVLIEALPYIQRFNRKIIVVKYGGSAMVDEELKRHVIEDVTLLKLCGFKPIIVHGGGKEISKWVGKVGKEPQFINGLRVTDEETMEIAEMVLGRVNKSLVQLVESLGVRAIGISGKDGELLKVEKKLSNGEDIGFVGDVKQVNAQILYDLLEKDFLPIICPIGMDDDYNTYNINADDAACAIARAMQVEKLAFLTDIEGVYKDPKDPSTLISELEVEEAKHLIGDGYIGGGMLPKLQNCIDAIESGVSRVHIIDGRIPHCLLLEIFTNKGIGTAILSRKESRYYNGEQ from the coding sequence ATGAACGATAATATGCAGAAATATCTTGAGAAAGCAGAAGTCCTGATTGAGGCACTGCCCTATATCCAACGTTTTAACCGTAAGATCATTGTTGTGAAATATGGTGGAAGTGCCATGGTAGACGAAGAACTGAAACGTCATGTGATCGAAGATGTGACACTTCTGAAGCTTTGTGGATTCAAACCGATCATTGTGCATGGCGGAGGAAAAGAGATCAGTAAGTGGGTCGGAAAAGTCGGAAAGGAACCGCAGTTTATCAATGGACTGCGTGTAACAGACGAAGAGACCATGGAGATCGCTGAGATGGTACTGGGACGTGTCAACAAAAGCCTTGTCCAGCTTGTAGAGAGCTTAGGTGTGCGGGCAATCGGGATCAGTGGAAAAGACGGAGAACTCCTGAAAGTAGAAAAGAAGCTTTCCAATGGAGAAGATATCGGATTTGTCGGAGATGTCAAGCAGGTCAATGCTCAGATCCTTTATGATCTTCTGGAAAAGGATTTTCTTCCGATCATCTGCCCAATCGGAATGGATGATGATTATAATACCTACAATATCAATGCAGATGATGCGGCATGTGCCATTGCACGTGCGATGCAGGTAGAGAAACTAGCATTCCTGACAGACATTGAGGGCGTTTACAAAGATCCGAAAGATCCGTCTACACTGATCTCAGAGCTGGAAGTCGAAGAGGCAAAGCATCTGATCGGAGATGGATATATCGGAGGAGGCATGCTTCCGAAGCTGCAGAACTGTATCGATGCCATTGAAAGCGGAGTATCAAGGGTACATATCATTGACGGAAGAATCCCACATTGTCTCCTCCTGGAGATCTTTACCAATAAGGGAATCGGTACAGCAATTTTGAGCAGGAAAGAAAGTAGGTATTACAATGGTGAACAGTAA
- a CDS encoding aspartate aminotransferase family protein has translation MVNSKIQAAEENLIHVYNRFPIALDHGEGMYLYDTEGKEYLDFAAGFAVSGLGYDNKELNQALKDQIDKLYHTSNLYYHESCGEAAQELNRISGMDRVFFTNSGGEANEGALKAARRYAYTKKTGRYEFIAMNNSFHGRSFGAVSVTGHDSYREPFEPVVPGVKFATFNDLDSVKALVSDKTCAIILEPLQGEGGINLATQEFMEGIRKICDENGILMICDEVQCGMGRTGSMFAWQGFGVKPDILTMAKAIGNGIPVGAFAMTEEVAKYSLQPGDHGATYGGNPLACTAVKTVIKIFERDHIVDHVNAVAPYLTKRLDELVEELDCVTERKGKGLMQGIVVTKPLAEVNKRAIEEGILIIQAQGNVIRFVPPLIVEEKHIDEMIEKLKRALA, from the coding sequence ATGGTGAACAGTAAGATACAGGCAGCAGAAGAAAATCTGATCCATGTATACAATCGTTTCCCGATTGCATTGGATCATGGTGAAGGAATGTATCTTTATGATACAGAAGGAAAAGAATATCTGGATTTTGCAGCAGGATTTGCAGTGTCAGGTCTCGGATATGACAATAAAGAACTGAATCAGGCATTAAAAGATCAGATTGACAAGTTATATCATACATCCAATCTTTATTATCATGAAAGCTGCGGAGAAGCTGCACAGGAACTGAACCGTATTTCAGGAATGGACAGAGTTTTCTTTACCAACAGTGGCGGAGAGGCAAATGAAGGTGCATTAAAAGCTGCAAGAAGATATGCCTATACAAAAAAGACCGGACGCTATGAATTTATTGCAATGAACAATTCTTTCCATGGAAGAAGCTTCGGTGCTGTATCAGTGACAGGACACGATTCCTACAGAGAACCGTTTGAACCGGTAGTTCCCGGAGTGAAATTTGCTACGTTCAATGATCTTGACAGTGTAAAGGCACTGGTGAGCGATAAGACCTGTGCAATCATTTTAGAGCCGCTTCAGGGAGAAGGTGGAATCAACCTTGCCACGCAGGAGTTCATGGAGGGAATCCGTAAGATCTGTGATGAGAATGGAATCCTGATGATCTGTGACGAAGTACAGTGTGGTATGGGAAGAACAGGTTCTATGTTTGCATGGCAGGGATTTGGAGTGAAACCAGATATCCTGACCATGGCAAAAGCAATCGGAAACGGAATCCCGGTAGGAGCCTTTGCAATGACGGAAGAAGTTGCAAAATATTCACTTCAGCCGGGTGACCACGGTGCAACTTACGGTGGAAATCCGCTGGCATGTACCGCTGTCAAAACTGTGATCAAGATTTTTGAACGGGATCATATCGTGGATCATGTTAATGCAGTAGCACCATATCTGACAAAGAGACTCGACGAACTGGTAGAGGAACTGGATTGCGTGACAGAGCGTAAAGGCAAAGGTCTGATGCAGGGAATTGTAGTGACGAAGCCACTTGCAGAAGTGAATAAGAGGGCGATCGAGGAAGGAATCCTGATCATCCAGGCACAGGGAAATGTGATCCGTTTTGTTCCACCACTGATCGTGGAAGAAAAGCATATTGATGAAATGATCGAAAAGCTGAAGCGGGCATTGGCTTAG
- a CDS encoding DMT family transporter: MAGFLIALLSGALMSVQGIFNTQVTKSTGIWVSNGWVQLSAFALCVVVWLATGRESVSTLWEVRPHYMLLGGVIGAGITWTVIQSVSALGPARSALLIVIAQLAVSYLIQLFGLFGMDQEPFSWKKAGGLLLAVAGIMIFQLSGTK, encoded by the coding sequence ATGGCCGGTTTTCTAATTGCACTTTTATCAGGTGCGTTGATGAGTGTGCAGGGCATTTTTAATACGCAGGTGACCAAATCAACGGGGATCTGGGTGAGTAACGGCTGGGTACAGTTGTCTGCTTTTGCACTGTGCGTGGTGGTCTGGTTGGCAACGGGACGGGAATCAGTCTCAACTTTATGGGAGGTCAGACCGCATTATATGTTGTTGGGAGGAGTGATCGGGGCAGGGATCACATGGACAGTCATTCAGAGCGTTTCTGCCCTTGGACCCGCACGTTCTGCGTTATTGATTGTGATTGCACAGCTTGCGGTTTCTTATCTGATCCAGCTCTTCGGACTTTTCGGAATGGATCAGGAGCCATTCTCGTGGAAAAAGGCAGGAGGACTTCTTCTGGCGGTGGCAGGAATTATGATCTTTCAGCTTTCCGGTACAAAATAA